The Urbifossiella limnaea genome has a window encoding:
- the ada gene encoding bifunctional DNA-binding transcriptional regulator/O6-methylguanine-DNA methyltransferase Ada, protein MTDDDRWAALASRDPAADAAFVYSVRTTGVYCRPSCPARRPNRANVRFHDTAVAAERAGFRACKRCGPAAGHGAAVAEACRRLAADEPPDLAALADAAGLSRFHFHRVFKSVVGVTPKAYAAAERGRRAREQLAAGASVTAAAAGFGSASRFYAAAPAALGMAPAAYRAGGRGEVIRFAVGDSSLGRVLVAATAVGVCAVFLGDDADELTAELRRRFPKADVQPADAAFGATVANVVALVEAPAAAFDLPLDLRGTAFQVRVWEALRRIPAGTTTTYAKLAEQLGQPTAARAVARACATNHVSVAVPCHRVVGATGALTGYRWGVARKAELLKREAAGGR, encoded by the coding sequence GTGACCGACGACGACCGCTGGGCCGCCCTCGCAAGCCGCGACCCCGCCGCCGACGCGGCGTTCGTCTACTCCGTCCGCACCACCGGCGTGTACTGCCGGCCGAGCTGCCCCGCCCGCCGGCCGAACCGCGCCAACGTCCGCTTCCACGACACCGCCGTCGCCGCCGAGCGCGCCGGCTTCCGCGCCTGCAAGCGCTGCGGCCCCGCGGCCGGGCACGGCGCCGCGGTCGCGGAAGCGTGCCGCCGCCTCGCCGCCGACGAGCCGCCCGACCTCGCTGCACTGGCCGACGCCGCCGGCCTCAGCCGGTTCCACTTCCACCGCGTGTTCAAGAGTGTCGTCGGCGTCACCCCGAAGGCGTACGCCGCCGCCGAGCGCGGCCGGCGGGCGCGGGAGCAACTCGCCGCCGGCGCGAGCGTCACCGCCGCCGCGGCCGGGTTCGGCTCCGCGAGCCGCTTCTACGCCGCGGCGCCGGCCGCGCTCGGCATGGCGCCGGCGGCCTACCGTGCCGGCGGCCGCGGCGAGGTGATCCGCTTCGCCGTCGGCGACTCGTCGCTCGGCCGCGTGCTGGTCGCGGCGACCGCCGTGGGCGTGTGCGCCGTCTTCCTCGGTGACGACGCGGACGAGTTGACTGCCGAGCTGCGCCGCCGCTTCCCGAAGGCCGACGTTCAACCCGCGGACGCGGCGTTCGGCGCCACGGTGGCGAACGTGGTGGCGCTGGTGGAGGCGCCGGCGGCGGCGTTCGACCTGCCGCTCGACCTGCGCGGCACGGCGTTCCAGGTGCGCGTGTGGGAGGCGCTGCGCCGCATCCCCGCCGGCACCACCACGACGTACGCGAAGCTCGCCGAGCAGCTGGGGCAGCCGACCGCGGCGCGGGCGGTGGCGCGGGCGTGCGCCACGAACCACGTGTCCGTGGCGGTGCCGTGTCACCGCGTGGTCGGCGCCACCGGCGCGCTGACCGGCTACCGCTGGGGCGTGGCGCGGAAGGCCGAGCTGCTGAAGCGCGAGGCCGCCGGGGGCCGCTAG
- a CDS encoding PSD1 and planctomycete cytochrome C domain-containing protein has protein sequence MPRLAAALVLALLPAAARADDAFESKVRPVLAEHCYACHSAAAKKAKGGLTLDTPDGIRKGGDSGPAVVPKDATSLLLKAVEYHPDAPAMPPKGKLPDRAVADLRSWVKAGAVLPEGRAAQAGPTTRDPAAAKQFWSFRPLREQPLPAVSRPDWPARRHDHFVLAKLDTLMLRPAAPADRRTLVRRVYFDLIGLPPTFEQVEAFVADGRPDAYERLVDGLLASPRFGEKWARHWLDVARYAEDHSTSESTCKPPRFPFRYRDWVVAALNADLPFDDFVRRQLAADLLPGLAPEELAALGFLGLSPVYHKEPKLAEDVIAGIVADEWDERVDAVTRGFLGLTVACARCHDHKFDPVSSEDYYALAGVMASTQLAERPLIADPDAVTEELAAVRLGLMESGMRAGYARELRGTAAKEGRDPAPFDRDARKYDAEMAALKEREKKLYTGPVTPAVRDAGTWVTADGGAWTSLTYKAGVPRDLPVFVRGNPMKPGPAPVPRRFLRVLSAGEPAPFRSGSGRRELAEAIVTDARGLTARVFVNRVWGWVVGRPLVATPSNFGALGEPPSHPELLDDLAARFVASGWSVKWLVRELVLSAAYRQASRADDESAARDADNRWLWRGHRKRLEVEGWRDAMLQVSGRLDLRGGGPSDDLDGPFAVRRTVYGKVSRQRAADVHRLFDLPDPKAHGERREPTVTPLQQLYFLNSPFVRGAAVGVARLAARDASSPRDVMRQLYRRVLLRGPTAAETAAGLALAGEPAAWDVLAQALLVSNEFLFLD, from the coding sequence ATGCCCCGCCTCGCGGCCGCCCTCGTGCTCGCCCTCCTGCCGGCCGCGGCGCGCGCCGACGACGCCTTCGAGTCGAAGGTCCGCCCCGTGCTCGCCGAGCACTGCTACGCGTGCCACTCCGCGGCCGCGAAGAAGGCCAAGGGCGGCCTCACCCTCGACACCCCCGACGGCATCCGCAAGGGCGGCGACTCCGGCCCCGCCGTCGTGCCAAAGGACGCGACGAGCCTGCTGCTGAAGGCCGTCGAGTACCACCCGGACGCGCCGGCGATGCCGCCCAAGGGGAAGTTGCCGGACCGCGCCGTGGCCGACCTGCGGTCGTGGGTGAAGGCCGGGGCCGTGCTCCCCGAAGGTCGCGCGGCGCAGGCCGGACCCACGACCCGCGACCCGGCCGCGGCGAAACAGTTCTGGTCGTTCCGCCCACTCCGCGAGCAACCGCTGCCGGCGGTGTCGCGGCCCGACTGGCCGGCCCGCCGGCACGACCACTTCGTGCTGGCGAAGCTCGACACACTGATGCTCCGCCCCGCCGCGCCCGCCGACCGCCGCACGCTCGTTCGCCGTGTGTACTTTGACCTCATCGGCCTGCCGCCGACCTTCGAGCAGGTGGAAGCGTTCGTCGCCGACGGCCGGCCCGACGCTTACGAGCGCCTGGTGGACGGGCTCCTGGCGTCGCCGCGGTTCGGCGAGAAGTGGGCGCGGCACTGGCTCGACGTGGCCCGCTACGCCGAGGACCACTCGACCAGCGAATCGACGTGCAAGCCGCCGCGGTTCCCGTTCCGCTACCGCGACTGGGTCGTCGCCGCGCTCAACGCCGACCTGCCGTTCGACGACTTCGTCCGCCGCCAGCTCGCCGCCGACCTGCTGCCGGGGCTCGCGCCCGAAGAGCTGGCGGCGCTCGGGTTCCTCGGCCTGTCGCCGGTGTACCACAAGGAGCCGAAGCTGGCCGAGGACGTGATCGCCGGCATCGTCGCCGACGAGTGGGACGAGCGGGTGGACGCCGTCACCCGCGGGTTCCTCGGCCTCACGGTGGCGTGCGCCCGCTGCCACGACCACAAGTTCGACCCCGTTTCGAGCGAGGACTACTACGCGCTCGCCGGCGTGATGGCGAGCACGCAGCTGGCCGAGCGGCCGCTCATCGCCGACCCCGACGCCGTCACCGAGGAGCTGGCCGCCGTTCGGCTCGGGCTCATGGAGTCGGGGATGCGGGCGGGGTACGCCCGGGAGCTGCGCGGCACGGCGGCGAAGGAGGGCCGCGACCCGGCGCCGTTCGACCGCGACGCCAGGAAGTACGACGCCGAGATGGCGGCGCTGAAGGAGCGCGAGAAGAAGCTGTACACCGGGCCGGTCACGCCGGCGGTGCGCGACGCGGGGACGTGGGTGACGGCCGACGGCGGCGCGTGGACCAGCCTGACCTACAAGGCCGGCGTGCCGCGCGACCTGCCGGTGTTCGTCCGCGGCAACCCGATGAAACCCGGCCCGGCGCCGGTGCCGCGGCGGTTCCTGCGGGTGCTGTCGGCGGGCGAGCCGGCGCCGTTCCGCAGCGGCAGCGGCCGCCGCGAACTGGCCGAGGCGATCGTGACCGACGCCCGCGGCCTGACGGCCCGGGTGTTCGTCAACCGCGTGTGGGGCTGGGTGGTCGGCCGGCCGCTCGTCGCCACGCCGAGCAACTTCGGCGCGCTCGGCGAGCCGCCGTCGCACCCCGAGCTGCTGGACGATCTGGCGGCGCGGTTCGTGGCGAGCGGCTGGTCGGTGAAGTGGCTCGTGCGCGAGCTGGTGCTGTCGGCGGCGTACCGGCAGGCGAGCCGGGCGGACGACGAATCGGCCGCCCGCGACGCGGACAACCGCTGGCTGTGGCGCGGCCACCGGAAGCGGCTCGAAGTCGAGGGCTGGCGCGACGCGATGCTCCAGGTGAGCGGCCGGCTCGACCTGCGCGGCGGCGGCCCGTCGGACGACCTCGACGGCCCGTTCGCGGTCCGCCGCACGGTGTACGGGAAGGTGAGCCGGCAGCGCGCCGCCGACGTCCACCGCCTGTTCGACCTCCCCGACCCGAAGGCCCACGGCGAGCGCCGCGAGCCGACGGTCACGCCGCTGCAACAGCTGTACTTCCTGAACAGCCCGTTCGTCCGCGGCGCCGCGGTCGGGGTGGCCCGGCTGGCGGCGCGCGACGCTTCTTCGCCGCGCGACGTAATGCGGCAGCTGTACCGCCGCGTGCTGCTCCGCGGCCCGACCGCGGCCGAGACGGCGGCGGGGCTGGCGCTGGCGGGCGAGCCGGCGGCGTGGGACGTGCTCGCGCAGGCGCTGCTGGTGAGCAACGAGTTCCTGTTCCTGGACTGA
- a CDS encoding DUF1501 domain-containing protein: MVLPAVTRRAALRQLGGSVGLLGLSSFLGGSVAAAPRAPHHKPRATRLIVLFMAGGPSHLDTFDPKPAIARHAGQRPPAADLRTERVTSGLMPSPFAFRPGGRCGLPVSDLLPNLRACADDLCVLRAVHAINPNHSPAANFLATGRTDAVHPGVGAWVSYGLGAETDDLPGFVSFGNGFGQAGFERTGYLPGQFQATRVGTQSADPERMIRHLRNPDLTPDRQRRQLDAVQEMNRAHAAAAGADPQLEARVRAMETAFRMQAAAGDAFDARREPARVREMYGPGEFAAGCLLARRLVERGVRVVQVSNGGWDHHARINTELQKKCGEIDRPVAALLRDLKQRGLLDETLVLWGGEFGRTPVSEAGDGRDHNHYGFTLCLAGGGVKGGYAHGATDEFGFRAVDGRVSVHDLHATILHLMGLDHEKLTYRHSGRDFRLTDVAGEVIRPILA, translated from the coding sequence ATGGTGTTACCCGCCGTCACCCGCCGCGCCGCCCTCCGCCAGCTCGGCGGCAGCGTCGGCCTCCTCGGCCTGTCCAGCTTCCTCGGCGGCTCCGTCGCCGCCGCGCCGCGGGCGCCGCACCACAAGCCGCGGGCGACGCGGCTCATCGTGCTGTTCATGGCCGGCGGGCCGAGCCACCTCGACACGTTCGACCCCAAGCCCGCCATCGCCCGCCACGCCGGCCAGCGCCCGCCCGCCGCCGACCTCCGCACCGAGCGCGTCACCAGCGGGCTGATGCCGTCGCCGTTCGCGTTCCGCCCCGGCGGCCGCTGCGGGCTCCCCGTCAGCGACCTGCTGCCGAACCTGCGCGCCTGCGCCGACGACCTGTGCGTGCTCCGCGCCGTCCACGCCATCAACCCGAACCACTCGCCGGCCGCGAACTTCCTCGCCACCGGCCGCACCGACGCGGTTCACCCCGGCGTCGGCGCGTGGGTGAGCTACGGCCTCGGCGCCGAGACCGACGACCTGCCGGGGTTCGTGTCGTTCGGCAACGGCTTCGGGCAGGCCGGGTTCGAGCGCACCGGCTACCTGCCGGGCCAGTTCCAGGCCACGCGCGTCGGCACGCAGTCGGCCGACCCCGAGCGGATGATCCGCCACCTCCGCAACCCCGACCTCACGCCCGACCGCCAGCGCCGCCAGCTCGACGCCGTCCAGGAGATGAACCGCGCCCACGCCGCCGCGGCCGGCGCCGACCCGCAGCTGGAGGCGCGGGTGCGGGCGATGGAGACCGCCTTCCGGATGCAGGCCGCCGCCGGCGACGCCTTCGACGCCCGCCGCGAGCCGGCGCGGGTGCGCGAGATGTACGGCCCCGGCGAGTTCGCCGCCGGGTGCCTGCTGGCGCGGCGGCTCGTCGAGCGCGGCGTGCGGGTGGTGCAGGTGTCCAACGGCGGCTGGGACCACCACGCGCGGATCAACACCGAGCTGCAGAAGAAGTGCGGCGAGATCGACCGCCCGGTGGCGGCGCTGCTCCGCGACCTGAAGCAGCGCGGCCTGCTGGACGAGACGCTGGTGCTGTGGGGCGGCGAGTTCGGCCGCACGCCGGTGAGCGAGGCCGGCGACGGCCGCGACCACAACCACTACGGCTTCACGCTGTGCCTGGCCGGCGGCGGGGTGAAGGGCGGGTACGCCCACGGCGCCACGGACGAGTTCGGCTTCCGCGCGGTGGACGGCCGGGTGAGCGTCCACGACCTGCACGCGACGATCCTGCACCTGATGGGCCTGGACCACGAGAAGCTGACGTACCGCCACAGCGGCCGCGACTTCCGGCTGACGGACGTGGCCGGCGAGGTGATCCGCCCGATCCTGGCGTGA